The Brachypodium distachyon strain Bd21 chromosome 4, Brachypodium_distachyon_v3.0, whole genome shotgun sequence nucleotide sequence GAATTCGGGGCGTTTGCGTGTTTGTGTTTGATCGGTGCGCAATTGCCATGTTTTCGAGGATTTTAGCGCGGGATTGCGCAATTTGGTCGTCCTGCTTCCCCTCGATTTGCGAAATTGCGAGCCCGCAGGTTATAGGAGCGCGTCGATTTGGAATTCCTGTCTTCCACTGGTGAATCGGGTCTAGTTCTTGGGTTTTTTTGTTCCAGAGAGCGCGTGCCTCTTGACTGAATGGATAATTTTTCTCGTGTTCCCCAGTTTCGTAGGTTTCTCAGCCTGAATTTTTGTCTGTTcacttctttttcttggtttgTCTGATCGCTACTTCAACCCGAGCTGGGGTTTCGTTTCAATTGGGCTCCTACTCGATTGTTCTTTAATTACTAACCCGAGTTTTTACTAGTACTGATTACTGCTGTGAAAACTTTGCTGCTGAACTCGTTCATTTGAGACTGAAGATTTGGTCTTTCTTTAGTGCTTCGAATGGTAATAGTACCGGTacctttttaattttttaatcGCTGCCCAAAGCCCCCAAAGTCTTGGAACTTCTTTTTAACCGTGACGGGAGACGTGCAAGCAATGATGTCTCGGCCCATTGTTCTTGGCTTCTTGCTCTGCTCTGTGATTTCGGTCGCTGATCCTGTGGCTTCTGCCTGTTTCTGCACCGGTTTTCAGGTGGAGGCGTCAACGAACCAGGTCGCTGAGCAGCAGGGGGCACCGCTCTACAATCTGCCATGGAAAATCCCGTGCAAGGTCATGAACGTCGAGTTGAAGGTAGCAGCAGCTTTGTAGTTTGTACATTAATCTCCTCTGCAATTTACTGTTGTAGTAGCATTTTGTGATGTAGATGAGTGATCCTTGTTTCCTTTTGGTAGGCTGAGCAAGATACTGATGAGGTTTATGCCCAGCTCACCTTGCTTCCTGAGAAGGTGAGTCCTTTTTGGTCATGCTTGGTGTTTATTTTGGTTTGGCGCACTAAATAGTGTTATGTTTATGTTGATCTACAACAGCAAAATGAGCATGCCTCCACagagggggagaaggaggaggtgcCTGCAGCGGTGCCAGCTGTACATGAGCGGCCCCGAGTGCATTCCTTCTGCAAGACGCTGACTGCCTCGGATACGAGCACACATGGTGGGTTCTCGGTGCTGCGCCGGCATGCAGATGAGTGCCTTCCGCCGCTGGTTAGGCCCTTGGAACCTTCGGCTTGATGTTTCTTATGTTGCTGTTATTGTTGTTGGCCTAGGCCTGCCTTTTCTTGGGTCGATAACAGTGATGTCTTTGATGTTGCTCCTTGATCAGGATATGAGTCAGAACCCCCCAACTCAAGAATTGATGACCAGAGATCTCCATGGGGTCGAGTGGCGCTTCCGTCACATCTTCAGAGGTGATCCCTCATCCTTCTACTTGTATTGAATTTATTTCTAAAGAATGTGTCATGTTCTTTCATGTTTGTTCCAACTTCCATGGCATCAATGCACACTTATTTGGACAATGCAACTCTATTTGTGTGATGATCTCTTGATGACCAATAACCCATTTATTTATCTTAACTTCACTGTTTGACACAATACATATTCAGATTACTTCTGTTGGACATGTTAGGGACTATCTTATCTtcgggtaaaaaaaaaatagggacTATCTTATCTGAGCTATTTGTGCATTAGGTTTCTTCCATGGGCTGCATTTGGTTTCTTGTGCATGGGCCTTCATTTGATAGTGTGTGTGGATAATGACAATTGTTTTCTAAACTTTCATGTATATGTTTGATGGATACAGGCCAGCCAAAAAGACACCTTCTGCAGAGTGGCTGGAGCGTTTTTGTTAGTAACAAGCGTCTTGTTGCTAGGGATGCCTTCATATTTCTCAGGTTTGGTACTTGCCATGCTGAACAGCTCATGTTGCTTGCGCTATAGTCTCATCTCTGGTCTTGGGACACTAGTTAATCAATGTTCCCTTCCTGTTGCTTGCTCTATTCTTTGATCAGAGGTGAGAATGGGGAACTGCGTGTTGGAGTTCGGCGTGCAATGAGACAACAAGCCAATATTCCATCTTCAGTCATATCAAGCCATAGTATGCATCTTGGTGTCCTTGCAACAGCATGGCATGCTGTGAACACTGGGTCTATGTTCACTGTCTACTACAAGCCAAGGTTTGTGTTAACTGTTAAGTGTAGGCATAGGCATGTTATGTCAGTGTTCACTTTAGGAGCGCATTTTTTACTAGTTATTGGCTTATTGCATGACATCCCAGATTCCTTTACATGAtagaagaattttttttctaaccaTTGGTACATTCCTAACCAGTTGCTTGTTTCAAATGTGTTATTTTCACTGGTCTTGCAGGACTAGTCCAGCTGAATTTGTGGTCCCGTGTGATTTGTACTACGAATCCATGAAGCGGAATCATTCAATAGGGATGCGATTTAAGATGAGATTCGAAGGTGAAGAGGCTGCAGAGCAAAGGTAAGTGGCTGTCTGCTGCAGCCTTTAATGAGTATGTGGTGCATTTACTTATGACAGACAGACTGTTCTATGGGAGACGGCATAAACTTTAATTCTCATGTGCCAGATTCACTGGCACAATAGTTGGAATAGGTGATTCTGATCCATCTGGCTGGGCTGACTCAAAATGGCGTTCCCTTAAGGTACACACCTTTTGTTTGCCTGTTTGTCTTATGAAACAAATTGAGTCATATCAGTATATGCTGATATGTTCTTGTGAATTAGGTTCGATGGGATGAAGCTTCTTCTGTTCCTCGTCCAGACAGAGTTTCTCCTTGGCAAATCGAACCTGCTGTTAGCCCTCTTTCTGTCAATCCTCTACAAGCACCCAGAAACAAGAGGTCTCGTCCAAATGCTATAGCTTCTTCACCTGAATTGTCTCCTGTAAACAGAGAAGGTTTGAGTTTGACcttgttgattttgaagtTGTGCAATTCTTGTTGCTGCCTTTACTAACACATGTGTTACCTTCTCCTTTAGTTTCTTCAAAAGTCACTGCAAACTCGCAGCACAATGGTCTTCCAAGGGCCTTGCAGAGACAAGAAAGTGAAACATCGACAAGTCGCTTTGGCGATAATAATGTAAAGACTCCTGGGAAGCTTACCATGTGGCCTTCTAGAACAGATCAAGAGAAAAGTAATATTACTGTCCAGAGAAGTTCAGAGGGATGGATGCAGATGCAAAGGCCTGAAGGTTATACTAATATTGTATCGCGATTTCAACCACTGAAAGATGCACAGAACCCACCGTGTTCTTTTCCTAGTCAAATATCTGGGAATTGTTCAAACACCTGGAACATTGTCAATGTTCATTACCCAGACCAACAAGTTAACCGCAATACATTCCCTGGCACATGGTCTTGTATGCCTCCTAACTCTGGTTTTGGGGTGAATCAACATAATTACCTAATGACGCCTGACCGTGCACCCTCTCAGAGGGcagaaaatgcaaaatttaGTTGGAATGGAGATTTCACTTCAGTTCAGGCCCGTGGCATTGATGAGCGCTCCCTGGGCTGGTTTGAGCATGCCGAGCCAAATCCTCACATAGATGATGCCTCGTCGAGTGTAATCAAGTCACATCCTTTAGGTCATGCTCTTGGGAAAACAAAAGGCTCTCCGTGCATGCTATTCGGGTTTCCTCTTGATGGCCCTGCAAAATCAGAACCTATGATATCTCCACCAAGTGTTGCATATGATGGGATGCCTGAAACCCCTTGTTCAGAAAAACAGCCTCAACCAGAGGTAATCGAACTGGATAGAAGTCCTGGTACTTCCAAGTTGGTGAGTCCACTTGATGAAAATCAATCTGATTCTGCTATGGCAAAACACCAAACTTGTCCAGAAGCTACAAGAAACATTCAGAGCAAACTGCAATGTTCCACCCGAAGCTGCAAGAAGGTTCACTCCCCTTGCTGCTGTTACACCTTGTTCTTTATTCACCATCTCTAGTGAATATTTTTCATAATATGCTCCatgtgctgctgcttgctgacTTGTTTCTTCCAATTGAGTTGCTTCTGCAACATATATTTTCATGTATCGAGAAGCTATGTTTTTCACGGCTTCCAACCAAAAACCCTGCTAGTTATTTAATTAAATAGTTATGCCTGTGGTGGTTTCATGTTTGGCACTGCTTTACATCATCTGGAAATAGAATTTTATGTATTGCGCTGTAGCAAACACTTGCCGCAGAAACTTCACTGTGGAAGCGTGTAGCCATGGTCAGTTTTTATCCTTAGCAAATACTATGTTTTTGAATATGTAATTTGGCCTCACAAAATTAACATAAGGATTCATCACCCTACTCTTGGGATATAGGAAGAAAATGATGCATCGATATTTCAGGCCAAAGGGCCAGTATGTAGAGTACAAACACTAGAGAGAAGACAGTAAGTCAAACTAGTAAATTGTTAGACCTActctttttttgacagctgGTTATATATCATATCAAATGAGATTGCTAACCATGATGTGCCACGCGGTGTCAGGGAAAACCTCTATTTAGTGAAAACTTCTAATCCCAGCCATTAGATCTCGAATAAATGGCTCAGATGAAAGGTGGAAGCTCTAATCACTTAAAGTTATTTATGAAAAACCCCACGAGTTGGGATTCTCTAGGGGAGTTTTCATAAAATGCATCTAAGTGATTGGACATTCCACCTTTGATCTCATCCATTTATTTAAGATCTAGGATAGGAATGggagttttcaagttttcactGAATAtaggttttcacctgatataACAACAAACATTTAAGGAAGCATCATACAAGAAACCATCAAAAAATCATAATTCCCTATATATGCCAGAGGCAATACGGATGACATGAATTGTTCTGCCTTCATTACTTTAGTTTGGATacatttgatttttcttttgcatgttGAACGTGGTGAAACTGCCCATTTTCAGGTCCACAAGCAGGGAATTGCACTTGGCAGGTCAGTAGATCTGACTAGGTTCACCTGCTATGATGAGTTGATTGCTGAACTGGATCGGATGTTCGACTTTGGTGGTGAGTTGAAGGGTTCTTGTGAGAATTGGATGGTTGTGTACACTGACAGTGATAATGATATGATGCTGGTTGGTGATGATCCTTGGAAGTGAGTACTGCCACTGCTCGAAATGTTTGATGTTTGAGATCATCAATATGCAGAACTAATCCTGACTTGACCCGTATCGTTGTGTTCATACAGTGAGTTCTGTGATGTGGTTCATAAGATCTTCATCTACACAAGAGAGGAGGTCAGCAAGATGAATCCAGGTGCCCTAGTCTCAAGATCGGAAGATAGTCTGTCTGCTTCCTTGGACAGAGGGGTTGTTGGCAAATAGCTCCGCCCTGAATTCTGAGAACTGGCTAATTTGTTATGTAGGTGAGTTGCGCCTTTTAGCGGCAATCCTTGGTCCTGGTTATAACTGCAGGCCCAttgatcaaaattcaaaacgGACTAACATATGGCATGCTGTCCACTTGTTGCAGGTACTGTGTAGCACTGAGAGAGACATGAGGTGGCAATGAGATCTTTTCATGGCGTAATGGTGCTTTCTGTGTATCATAGGGTACGTGACCCATCTGTATCTCGTCTGTAGATGGTGTTTTTCCTGGTTTTAGTCAGCCCGTTCTTCGTTTGCTACAAGTTTTTTGGGTGCACTTCGTTGGTTTAAGTACATTATGTAATGTGACCAGTAGCAGGACAAAGTGTAGCGATGCCAGCAGCTGGCGCGCTTGCTTTGCCTTTGTCTGATCCTCCCTTGTACATGCTCCGCTTGATTCCAGTCTagtatgttgtgaagtgtgAACAGCCGTAATCTATATAAACCTCAAGAAGGCAATATGACCCCTAAATGTTGCTGTGTTTGCTTTTGATCGTTTGGGGATTTTGATTCCACCAACCAACACACATGCATTTCTCCATGTCTTCGTTTGCCAGAGAGTTGGCTGCTTCTTGTGACCGAAGATGCTGGCAAATGCATTATTAAGGCATTTTCTAGGCGCTATGAAGAACACTTCCCATTACGATGATGATTTAGCTACTAATATAAATCATGCTGTGGTATTCCACCTTTCCATACTATGATGATTTTCGCTACTGGTATAAATCATGCTGTGGTATTCAAACTTTGACTAACAATTAACACTGCAATCTGTGAGTTATCTGACAGAAAGTTATTACCGTTGGATTGAATCACGCACATTCAACATATTTTCTTGTAACTATGGATCACGAAATAACCTCGAAGAAAAATTACtaagtgatgtggatttgtataagaatctatacaaaacGGAGCGGGTAGTAAAAGTACACCACATATATTGAAACATTTTATGTATCTTCTTGATATAGTATTACGAAAGACAAAAAGACGATCCATTCCAAGGATACAGGATGGCAAATTTGTGGTGTGTGGTGACTCACATTGTATATTCTACATTGTATATTCTCTAGGACTCgagtatagattcttatatcGGACGTGGAGAGATTCAAGTTATTCAGTTAGACTCTGTTCCGCCGGAGGCACGGGGCGTGAGTGACAGTATTGAATGCGCTTCCCGGAGATCCCGGTCGATCGTAGATGCCGTTTGTACCTCTACTTACGTCTGCCATTACTAGTGGATCACTGTACATACAGTGCTGCTTGTTGCTTTCCGTTGCGGTACGGCGTAGTACTACCACGACACAGTACGGGCTGCCATAACGGCGGATCAAAGCACAACAGCAGCGAGCGAACGGATCGCGATCTCCGTCTTCGTTCCAGTTCCAATGGAATTTATGGCCGTCGcacggcgcccgccgcccgcggccaACTAATAAATAAATCTGTCTGTATGTTGTTCCCTGTCACAAAATGACAAAATCTTGCGTGCATATTTTGGCCTGCAGTGCATTGTAATCGACGGTCTTGATCGTTTCATTATCCTCTGAACTTCTTCActagctcttcttcctctccgggACTCCTACCTGTACTCGTCTAGGCTCTCGGGCCTCGATGAGGCAAATTGCAGGTATAAGTTATGGATTAATGTAAGGCTCTGAAGAAAGGTCAAGCTGTTGGTCTAGACAACTCAAGAGAATCCCAACAAATGAATTCCGTGGGGATTTTGATGAGAAAATTACATTTGGAGTCACTCAATTTGGCCTTGCCCAAATCATTCATCTCACATTCACTCAATTGTTTTTCTTAACAAGACTAATGTGTTAGACTCCTAGAATCATCTGGGTGCAGATCTAGGCGGTAGGATTAGGGTTTCTGTGATTCGAATGGGATTGATacaaggagagagagagagaagaggagataTACCTTCCCCTTGGCTGGTTGAGTCCGAGGTGGATGACATGGTCAGCGTGGAGGGAGCGACGGCCGAGGGCgggtgaggcggcggcggagtttCCCGTCGCTTCTGCGCTTTATCCTTAGATCGATGTTAGGTGTGTTGGTGGGGTGGCGGTGGTGCAGAGGAACCTCGTAGTGCGTGCCCCGACcccccacctctttatatagcgCAGTGCGACAGGTGCCcgccaaccatattgggttgTGCAACCCTGATCAGGGCTTGTTAGATCTAGGGCCCGGtgggccgttgggcccacacggTGGAGATCATACTAACATTAATCTCAACATTTACTTTTAACTGTATACCTTTTACTTTAATCGTTCCACCACCGATTAGTACGTAGAACATGTTTCATCGTCTCAACGCAATTGCCGATAGA carries:
- the LOC100841363 gene encoding auxin response factor 24, which gives rise to MAAAATAAAGRGAGGQGGAVDELYAELWKACAGPLVSVPAVGERVFYFPQGHIEQVEASTNQVAEQQGAPLYNLPWKIPCKVMNVELKAEQDTDEVYAQLTLLPEKQNEHASTEGEKEEVPAAVPAVHERPRVHSFCKTLTASDTSTHGGFSVLRRHADECLPPLDMSQNPPTQELMTRDLHGVEWRFRHIFRGQPKRHLLQSGWSVFVSNKRLVARDAFIFLRGENGELRVGVRRAMRQQANIPSSVISSHSMHLGVLATAWHAVNTGSMFTVYYKPRTSPAEFVVPCDLYYESMKRNHSIGMRFKMRFEGEEAAEQRFTGTIVGIGDSDPSGWADSKWRSLKVRWDEASSVPRPDRVSPWQIEPAVSPLSVNPLQAPRNKRSRPNAIASSPELSPVNREVSSKVTANSQHNGLPRALQRQESETSTSRFGDNNVKTPGKLTMWPSRTDQEKSNITVQRSSEGWMQMQRPEGYTNIVSRFQPLKDAQNPPCSFPSQISGNCSNTWNIVNVHYPDQQVNRNTFPGTWSCMPPNSGFGVNQHNYLMTPDRAPSQRAENAKFSWNGDFTSVQARGIDERSLGWFEHAEPNPHIDDASSSVIKSHPLGHALGKTKGSPCMLFGFPLDGPAKSEPMISPPSVAYDGMPETPCSEKQPQPEVIELDRSPGTSKLVSPLDENQSDSAMAKHQTCPEATRNIQSKLQCSTRSCKKVHKQGIALGRSVDLTRFTCYDELIAELDRMFDFGGELKGSCENWMVVYTDSDNDMMLVGDDPWNEFCDVVHKIFIYTREEVSKMNPGALVSRSEDSLSASLDRGVVGK